From one Fusobacterium mortiferum ATCC 9817 genomic stretch:
- the uxaC gene encoding glucuronate isomerase, producing MKQFMCEDFLLNTETAKKLYHDYAKNMPIYDFHCHLNPKEIFENKKYKNISEIWLGGDHYKWRAMRSNGVSEDYITGDKSDKEKFVKWAETMDECYGNPLFHWTHLELKRFFGIDTILSKETAEEIWEKTNEKLSTDEFTARELIKRANVKTLCTTDDPIDSLEYHIGIKNDKTFDVEVRPTFRPDKGVRIDKEDYMPWLNKLEELHGKKIESLSEFKKALLERIEFFHEVGCRISDHALDPVVFEMGTEEEADRIFKKKISGEELTEREVKIYKTNILLFLGREYNKKGWVMQYHIGCIRNNSTRMYKKLGPDTGFDAIADETFVLALSRILDTLDDTDELPKTILYNLNPRENETLGTLIGCFQGGGISGKIQLGSGWWFLDQKDGMIKQMTALANLGLLSRFVGMLTDSRSFLSYTRHEYFRRILCNLLGDWVENGELPNDINKLGKMVENICYNNVNNYIIK from the coding sequence ATGAAACAATTTATGTGTGAGGATTTTTTATTAAACACAGAAACAGCTAAAAAATTATATCATGATTATGCAAAAAATATGCCTATATATGACTTTCACTGTCATTTAAATCCAAAAGAGATATTTGAAAATAAAAAATATAAAAATATCTCAGAGATATGGTTAGGAGGAGATCATTACAAATGGAGAGCTATGAGAAGTAATGGTGTATCTGAAGATTATATAACTGGAGATAAAAGTGATAAAGAAAAATTTGTAAAATGGGCAGAAACTATGGATGAGTGTTACGGAAACCCATTATTCCATTGGACTCATTTAGAGTTAAAAAGATTCTTTGGAATAGATACTATACTTTCAAAGGAAACAGCAGAAGAGATTTGGGAAAAGACAAATGAAAAATTATCAACAGACGAGTTTACAGCTAGAGAATTAATAAAAAGAGCTAATGTAAAAACTTTATGTACAACAGATGACCCAATAGATTCTTTAGAATATCATATAGGAATAAAAAATGACAAAACTTTTGATGTGGAAGTAAGACCAACTTTTAGACCTGATAAAGGTGTGAGAATAGATAAAGAAGATTATATGCCATGGTTAAATAAATTAGAAGAGTTACATGGAAAGAAGATAGAGTCATTATCTGAATTTAAAAAAGCTTTACTTGAAAGAATAGAGTTTTTCCATGAAGTAGGATGTAGAATATCTGACCATGCTCTTGACCCAGTAGTTTTTGAAATGGGAACAGAGGAAGAGGCAGATAGAATATTTAAAAAGAAAATTTCTGGAGAAGAGTTAACGGAAAGAGAAGTAAAAATTTATAAAACGAATATATTACTTTTCTTAGGAAGAGAATACAATAAAAAAGGTTGGGTAATGCAATATCATATAGGATGTATAAGAAATAATTCAACTAGAATGTATAAAAAATTAGGACCAGATACAGGGTTTGATGCTATTGCAGATGAAACTTTTGTACTTGCTCTTTCAAGAATATTAGATACATTAGATGATACTGATGAGTTGCCAAAAACTATTTTATATAATTTAAATCCTAGAGAAAACGAAACTTTAGGAACCTTAATTGGATGTTTCCAAGGTGGAGGAATATCAGGAAAAATTCAATTAGGTTCTGGTTGGTGGTTCTTAGATCAAAAAGATGGAATGATAAAACAGATGACAGCATTAGCAAATTTAGGATTGCTTTCGAGATTTGTAGGAATGTTAACTGACTCAAGAAGTTTCTTGTCATATACAAGACATGAATATTTTAGAAGAATTTTATGTAACTTACTAGGAGATTGGGTAGAAAACGGAGAATTACCTAATGATATAAATAAATTAGGGAAAATGGTAGAAAATATTTGTTACAATAATGTTAATAACTATATTATAAAATAA